Proteins from a single region of Catenulispora acidiphila DSM 44928:
- a CDS encoding RHS repeat-associated core domain-containing protein codes for MSGDVSTMSAAPGPQSSARPTQLDAGVLGALAADVSLFQGTLNLPLMLADLSGRSEADGLRVTVGYDGSGARGAEVWNLEAPTGLLGLGWTLTTDRICVDGKTSENPLDGRYLLQSDGVLAPLVWYGSDAGLLRFQCPARPLWRVTYDPPVQTWRVLREDGSTLVFGDPASGSNAVMYGVSRGNWIGASRVLTADTRRYPVAWNRSASYSPWGERTAAWIYDNDEVEVAGGLAYTRAAYLAELHAATGQRVLFRYVDKQPQEYVAPHQKPDGTPDPLYQDRYETRALSGLDVYGGAGEQNLAYSLRFDYELRDFAGSTDGTFRKRLLTGVRQERLGRLALPPVRFAYRTDPEAANPGGLREILYSQGGTAHIDYTTAVLGPGPDAPPADDIFRASITDTRPASDAVPLVFQGPDYVVIAWYSASQSSTTLRVYSVGGRWSQAWTTTVFGRIRTEYAQFAAAADFFALYLPDENGTGEATVRLFRKKTGRFGEWTPTPFTVARTGTEVPQETVLVAGTDFAVLHIGGDATVRRYWWNPIADTWSDAVHSNRAITRVALAARGEYYIVAWYDNDPASRRATYQLFHLTVTGAWQQGPEGSAGEQFTWDSRYTTDYWALGDSFAVATYTLAKTGKPELRTLQWEADFAVARDTVREGFADITTVVGAVVGNGPLLLRYNGVAWRSERFETTPGAFYAYGEDLAVQSVIQGVSTKTLYAAYSTTDDTWSFIPAGTDSAHHTHNAHDTHDGAQVAQAWPPSCSDRVLTAGAAVRWRAPNGTFSTIGELPIVGAAGSLHNLGPSYLLYQSEPSDPGNATTTALVLRNGTVAEKADFAQQRLVVGDAKVGTSRMAGPRLFVTYPAMARTLAAAWQLTLHRLSDRSLSDGVTVPVVSALRLDAGYTGAESAYSYDTVHSVFDPSGSAAFFPAATRTSGPGGAGGHTDYRFHTGLSVGAGPQEQYSLLTGTLSESRIFDADGFEVGATRATWATLPLAHGAASPIGVALPVSLPQQVGSQTVSSRLRLFGLPGDQAAALDARTLTPTVREAFTAAGLPLSTHASVTVPVPGARWEILDGAATYPVGRVEDAYGAAQPLLEVYGSVTKSVTSTYDTATGLLTQQRAEDAGPTGTAHTIIRRLTYAWTLPQYADMRAAHMLTDTAGETATDSSAGVDLMATATTYRADWPAPAPPVWAEHENWTWRADTDHLPVFDHAPNGDRTAWVRDSQVGARNQFGAATTVRSTYGVPSSTLYDRQDRRVTATLVNVDLAGPVPGGCCLGFEPYERYQGWTRVDGQTLDSVITDEDPHTGTRCLRLADGVGVHARFELPAGSGRALFACWVRTAAGLPAGSGAQWSVRLVPGSGGPGTGTTVAITDTGGRWQRLWTYLDPPDPDAATTVTITGVNPLTAWPVFIDDLRFAPLASVVTATVYAGDSSLPVAGLDATDNTTRWHYDHFLRPVTVSGPGSGLGALCGTAYARGADTAPRGEHLPRGSAEDFGGDGFDVDRPNALTIVDPAGPAEVLDFGRWSRWPTRWDAQPAAAWTDLGGVLIHTDGGVGTATLRGSRDFAWFAVRVDAVAGADAAAHPAGIAVGDVGVRWDPAGGAWQLTRAGAVVASVAAAPPVSTDWLLVALPDAVVFLIAGRQILAHRFGEPVGGAVVLSAGGRGQGFSRVMVLHQPSLSVDYRDGSGALRQSQFVQEQQVTVTGVLADALGRPAIDVKAVAYPGALPGYRATYATGVDAASGQLAGDAAAYYAGGERSDDQGYPYTRRRLEAADTARQLEVGLPGLVHAIVPRVRQPAHTSRISHGAKVLDGFLDHLPPGRYPATVSTDADDRAAVTVTDPSGRVLGTRADPSGVDLRTAYDYDVRGNLARVYSPAYFAPRPGQDPMSAVADIVCDGLGRVITQRTADTGLTETVYDDRDLPRFRLDADGRSEHPGVLPDRIVYVVYDVLGRPTDTGIVEAVWDRAVLQPLAGSDWPQQAPGWRTRIAYDGDGSDLDTAGRAWRWTSRPDPVAPAIETTYRYDASGRIVECRERRGSGEPEWITGYTYQAGGLPELCVYPHKTGESAGAPVVRYGYDLLGRPVSVGTPQDPVAYAAYGYAASGAVEFETLHAAGPVPLTRRIRYNSLGLPTVIDSAAFREVIGYWDAPDADGTRYYGGQVAQVEYNVPVGGAGLPAAYSWRYTYGRDGRLRTAQNSADAAFSFGAGAGGAAQFDANGNVLRVRDGGRDRVFGYQPDGDRLMEADGHTGFGYTASGQTADTPAAQVSTLRYDPVTGLPLLVAAVDGARLELAARGPDGRRWSAKRVALDGALVEERRYLAGAADGVLTELSRAGGQQEWARVHFVHGVGGLVAVVGDSAPGPRHGLPTGSPAGSAAGSPTGSPTGSPVWLPQGRAAVVRDRQGSSRLLIGGAGELLGRYDYLPYGGAMGPQAGSQPELLRYRYLGRERDAGSGLSDFTARLYDPGLYRFYACDPAGASDSPYTYADGDPVNYADPEGDIAFIPILIAMAVGAAIGAASSAVSAKIAGQDGADIAKQAGIGAGIGALSGLIGYGFGAWAASAAASQVSQAGVHTARGIAKGLLIGTVSGAVDGALSGGLAAAANGASALDALREAGIGAGFGAAVGLVGAAGLGYAANRSVEATFAQARNRGVMVVNGGGTGAWDLTDMQHRAFGHVAAGRRARGVVSTGTRPIPTPERRGSVLELVTHGNGGQGPSMLPPPDLVVAMGPDPVMSARTLSNNVRNRGYAAVELIACNLGTGNVPYAQEFAQRSGLLVRAPNSRIRVGNTPGGEGVLHVRQGGRMLTFHRNRAIQTIIRVFGQ; via the coding sequence ATGAGCGGTGATGTCAGCACGATGAGCGCCGCGCCGGGCCCGCAGAGCTCCGCCCGGCCCACCCAGCTCGACGCCGGCGTCCTGGGCGCACTGGCCGCGGACGTCAGTCTGTTCCAGGGGACCCTGAACCTGCCGCTCATGCTCGCCGACCTGTCCGGCCGTTCGGAGGCGGACGGCCTGCGGGTCACCGTCGGCTACGACGGCTCGGGGGCGCGCGGCGCCGAGGTGTGGAACCTGGAGGCGCCGACCGGGCTGTTGGGTCTGGGCTGGACGCTGACCACGGACCGGATCTGCGTGGACGGCAAGACCAGTGAGAATCCGCTGGATGGCCGTTACCTGCTGCAAAGCGACGGCGTGCTGGCCCCGCTGGTCTGGTACGGCTCGGACGCCGGTCTGCTGCGGTTCCAGTGCCCGGCCCGGCCGCTGTGGCGCGTCACCTACGATCCTCCGGTCCAGACCTGGCGGGTCCTGCGCGAGGACGGCTCGACCCTCGTCTTCGGCGACCCGGCCTCGGGCTCGAACGCGGTGATGTACGGCGTCAGCCGCGGCAACTGGATCGGCGCCAGCCGTGTCCTCACCGCCGACACCCGCCGTTACCCGGTGGCGTGGAACCGTTCCGCGAGCTACTCCCCGTGGGGCGAGCGCACGGCGGCCTGGATCTACGACAACGACGAGGTGGAAGTCGCCGGCGGTCTGGCCTACACCCGCGCCGCCTACCTCGCCGAGCTGCACGCGGCCACCGGCCAGCGTGTGCTGTTCCGGTACGTGGACAAGCAGCCGCAGGAATACGTCGCACCGCACCAGAAGCCCGACGGCACCCCCGATCCGCTGTACCAGGACCGGTATGAGACCCGCGCCCTGTCCGGTCTGGACGTCTACGGTGGCGCCGGCGAGCAGAACCTGGCCTATTCGCTGCGGTTCGACTACGAGCTGCGGGACTTCGCCGGCTCTACCGACGGCACGTTCCGCAAACGCCTGCTGACCGGTGTCCGTCAAGAACGCCTCGGCCGCCTGGCGCTGCCACCGGTTCGCTTCGCGTACCGCACCGACCCCGAGGCTGCGAACCCCGGCGGTCTGCGGGAGATCCTGTATTCGCAAGGCGGCACCGCGCACATCGACTACACCACCGCCGTCCTGGGTCCCGGTCCCGACGCGCCGCCGGCCGACGACATCTTCCGCGCCTCGATCACCGACACCCGCCCTGCTTCGGACGCCGTCCCGCTGGTGTTCCAAGGCCCGGACTACGTGGTGATCGCCTGGTATTCGGCGTCGCAAAGCTCGACGACGCTGCGCGTCTACAGCGTCGGCGGCCGCTGGTCGCAGGCCTGGACCACCACCGTCTTCGGCCGCATACGCACCGAGTACGCCCAGTTCGCCGCCGCCGCGGACTTCTTCGCCTTGTACCTGCCTGACGAGAACGGCACCGGCGAGGCCACCGTACGGCTGTTCCGTAAGAAGACCGGGCGCTTCGGCGAGTGGACCCCGACCCCGTTCACCGTCGCGCGCACCGGCACCGAGGTCCCCCAGGAAACCGTGCTGGTCGCCGGCACGGACTTCGCCGTCCTGCATATCGGCGGCGATGCGACCGTGCGCCGCTACTGGTGGAACCCGATCGCCGACACCTGGTCCGACGCGGTCCACAGCAATCGCGCCATCACCCGCGTGGCGCTGGCCGCCCGCGGCGAGTACTACATCGTCGCCTGGTACGACAACGACCCCGCCAGTAGACGCGCCACCTACCAGTTGTTCCATCTCACCGTCACCGGCGCCTGGCAGCAGGGCCCGGAGGGATCGGCCGGTGAGCAGTTCACCTGGGATTCGCGTTACACCACCGACTACTGGGCTCTGGGCGACAGCTTCGCGGTGGCCACGTACACCCTGGCGAAAACCGGCAAACCCGAGCTGCGGACCCTGCAATGGGAAGCCGACTTCGCCGTCGCCCGGGACACCGTGCGCGAGGGATTCGCCGACATCACCACCGTCGTCGGCGCCGTCGTCGGCAACGGGCCGCTGCTGCTTCGCTACAACGGTGTGGCCTGGCGCAGCGAGAGGTTCGAGACCACCCCCGGCGCGTTCTACGCATACGGCGAAGACCTCGCCGTACAAAGCGTTATCCAGGGCGTGTCGACCAAGACTCTCTACGCGGCCTACAGCACGACCGACGACACCTGGTCGTTCATCCCCGCCGGCACCGACAGCGCACACCACACACACAACGCACACGACACGCATGACGGCGCCCAGGTGGCCCAAGCTTGGCCGCCGTCCTGCAGTGACAGGGTCCTGACCGCCGGCGCCGCCGTCCGCTGGCGCGCGCCGAACGGCACCTTCTCCACCATCGGCGAGCTGCCGATCGTCGGCGCGGCCGGTTCCCTGCACAACCTCGGTCCCTCCTACCTGCTGTATCAAAGCGAACCCTCGGATCCCGGCAATGCCACCACCACAGCGTTGGTGCTGCGTAACGGCACCGTCGCTGAGAAGGCCGACTTCGCGCAGCAGCGTCTGGTCGTCGGCGACGCCAAGGTCGGCACCTCCCGCATGGCCGGGCCGCGGCTGTTCGTCACCTATCCGGCGATGGCCCGGACCCTGGCCGCGGCCTGGCAGTTGACGCTGCACCGGCTGAGCGACCGGTCGCTGTCGGACGGCGTCACCGTGCCGGTTGTCAGCGCTCTGCGATTGGACGCCGGCTACACCGGTGCCGAGTCCGCCTACTCCTATGACACTGTGCACTCGGTGTTCGATCCGAGCGGGTCGGCGGCGTTCTTCCCGGCCGCCACTCGCACCTCTGGGCCTGGCGGTGCCGGCGGTCATACCGACTACCGGTTCCACACCGGCCTGTCCGTCGGCGCCGGCCCGCAGGAGCAGTACAGCCTGCTGACCGGCACCCTGTCCGAGAGCCGGATCTTCGACGCCGACGGCTTCGAGGTCGGTGCCACCCGCGCCACCTGGGCGACCCTCCCGCTCGCCCACGGCGCGGCCTCGCCGATCGGCGTCGCGCTGCCGGTGTCGCTGCCGCAGCAGGTGGGCAGCCAGACCGTGAGCTCCCGGCTGCGCCTGTTCGGCCTGCCCGGCGACCAGGCCGCCGCACTGGACGCCAGAACCCTGACCCCGACAGTGCGAGAGGCGTTCACCGCCGCCGGGCTGCCGCTGAGCACGCACGCCTCGGTGACGGTTCCGGTCCCCGGCGCGCGCTGGGAGATCCTGGACGGCGCCGCGACCTATCCGGTCGGCCGGGTCGAAGACGCCTACGGCGCCGCTCAGCCGCTGTTGGAGGTGTACGGATCGGTGACGAAGTCGGTCACGAGCACCTATGACACGGCCACCGGCCTGCTGACCCAGCAGCGCGCCGAAGACGCCGGGCCGACCGGCACGGCGCACACCATCATCCGCAGACTCACCTACGCCTGGACGCTGCCGCAGTACGCTGACATGCGCGCCGCGCACATGCTCACCGACACCGCCGGTGAGACGGCCACCGACAGCAGCGCCGGCGTGGACCTGATGGCGACCGCGACGACCTACCGCGCCGACTGGCCGGCGCCGGCGCCGCCGGTGTGGGCCGAGCACGAGAACTGGACGTGGCGCGCCGACACAGACCACCTTCCGGTGTTCGACCACGCCCCGAACGGTGATCGCACCGCCTGGGTGCGGGACTCGCAGGTCGGTGCCCGCAACCAGTTCGGTGCCGCGACGACGGTGCGCAGTACGTACGGTGTGCCGTCCTCGACGCTGTACGACCGGCAGGACCGGCGGGTCACCGCCACGCTGGTCAACGTCGACCTGGCAGGGCCGGTGCCGGGCGGCTGCTGTCTGGGCTTCGAGCCGTATGAGCGGTATCAGGGCTGGACCCGGGTTGACGGGCAGACGCTGGACAGTGTGATCACCGATGAGGATCCGCACACCGGCACGCGCTGTCTGCGGCTGGCCGACGGCGTCGGCGTCCATGCCCGCTTCGAGCTGCCGGCCGGCAGCGGCCGAGCCTTGTTCGCCTGCTGGGTCCGCACCGCCGCCGGGCTGCCCGCCGGCTCCGGGGCGCAGTGGAGCGTGCGGCTCGTGCCGGGCTCCGGCGGACCGGGCACCGGGACCACGGTGGCGATCACCGACACCGGCGGGCGGTGGCAGCGGCTGTGGACCTACCTCGACCCGCCCGATCCGGACGCCGCGACCACCGTCACGATCACCGGCGTCAACCCCCTGACCGCCTGGCCGGTGTTCATCGACGACCTGCGGTTCGCGCCGCTGGCCTCGGTGGTGACCGCCACCGTCTACGCCGGGGACAGCTCGCTGCCGGTGGCCGGGCTGGATGCGACCGACAACACCACACGCTGGCACTACGACCACTTCCTGCGGCCGGTCACCGTGTCCGGGCCCGGCTCCGGTCTCGGGGCGTTGTGCGGAACCGCCTATGCCCGGGGCGCCGACACCGCGCCGCGCGGCGAGCATCTGCCCCGCGGGTCGGCCGAGGACTTCGGCGGCGACGGATTCGACGTCGACCGGCCCAACGCGCTGACCATCGTGGACCCGGCCGGGCCGGCCGAGGTGCTGGACTTCGGCCGCTGGTCGCGATGGCCGACCCGCTGGGACGCGCAGCCGGCCGCGGCGTGGACCGACCTTGGCGGGGTGCTGATCCACACCGATGGCGGCGTGGGCACGGCCACGTTGCGCGGCTCGCGGGACTTCGCGTGGTTCGCCGTGCGCGTCGACGCGGTCGCCGGCGCCGACGCCGCGGCCCACCCGGCCGGGATCGCCGTCGGCGACGTGGGGGTGCGGTGGGATCCGGCCGGCGGCGCCTGGCAGCTGACGCGCGCCGGCGCCGTGGTCGCCTCCGTGGCCGCCGCGCCGCCGGTTTCGACGGACTGGCTGCTGGTGGCGTTGCCGGACGCGGTGGTGTTCCTGATCGCGGGCCGGCAGATCCTCGCGCACCGGTTCGGTGAGCCGGTCGGCGGCGCTGTCGTGCTCAGTGCCGGCGGCCGGGGGCAGGGGTTCAGCCGGGTCATGGTGCTGCACCAGCCGTCGCTGAGCGTGGACTACCGTGACGGTTCCGGGGCGCTGCGGCAAAGCCAGTTCGTGCAGGAGCAGCAGGTGACTGTCACCGGGGTGCTCGCCGATGCGTTGGGCCGCCCGGCGATCGATGTGAAAGCGGTGGCCTATCCGGGGGCGTTGCCGGGGTATCGGGCGACGTATGCCACCGGGGTCGATGCGGCGAGCGGGCAGTTGGCCGGGGATGCCGCCGCGTATTACGCCGGGGGTGAACGCTCCGATGACCAGGGTTATCCGTATACGCGGCGCCGGCTTGAGGCGGCCGATACGGCGCGGCAGCTGGAAGTCGGGCTGCCCGGGCTGGTGCACGCGATCGTGCCGCGGGTGAGGCAGCCGGCGCACACCAGCCGGATATCGCACGGCGCGAAGGTCCTCGACGGGTTCCTGGACCACCTGCCGCCCGGACGGTATCCGGCGACGGTCAGCACTGATGCCGACGACCGGGCCGCGGTGACCGTCACCGATCCGTCCGGGCGGGTGCTGGGCACGCGCGCGGATCCCAGCGGGGTGGATCTGCGGACGGCGTATGACTACGACGTGCGGGGCAACCTGGCGCGGGTGTACTCGCCGGCGTACTTCGCGCCGCGGCCGGGTCAAGACCCGATGTCGGCGGTGGCGGACATCGTCTGTGACGGGCTGGGGCGGGTGATCACGCAGCGCACGGCCGACACCGGGCTGACCGAGACGGTGTACGACGACCGGGACCTGCCACGGTTCCGGCTGGATGCCGACGGCCGCAGCGAGCATCCCGGGGTGCTGCCGGACCGGATCGTGTACGTCGTGTACGACGTGTTGGGGCGGCCGACGGATACCGGGATCGTGGAGGCGGTGTGGGACCGGGCCGTATTGCAGCCGCTGGCCGGCAGCGACTGGCCGCAGCAGGCGCCGGGGTGGCGAACCCGCATCGCCTATGACGGGGACGGCAGCGATCTGGACACCGCCGGTCGGGCGTGGCGGTGGACGAGCCGGCCCGATCCGGTGGCGCCCGCGATCGAGACGACGTACCGCTATGACGCTTCCGGGCGGATCGTGGAGTGCCGGGAGCGGCGCGGAAGCGGAGAGCCGGAATGGATCACCGGGTACACGTATCAGGCTGGCGGGTTGCCCGAGCTATGTGTGTATCCGCATAAGACTGGAGAGTCGGCCGGTGCGCCGGTGGTGCGGTACGGGTACGACTTGCTGGGACGACCGGTGTCGGTCGGAACGCCACAGGACCCGGTCGCGTACGCCGCCTACGGATACGCCGCTTCTGGTGCTGTGGAGTTCGAGACCTTGCACGCGGCCGGCCCGGTGCCGTTGACGCGCCGGATACGGTACAACTCCCTGGGGCTGCCGACGGTGATCGACAGTGCGGCTTTCCGGGAGGTCATCGGCTACTGGGACGCACCGGACGCTGATGGGACGCGGTACTACGGCGGGCAGGTCGCGCAGGTCGAATACAACGTACCCGTCGGCGGCGCCGGACTGCCCGCAGCCTACTCGTGGCGCTACACCTACGGCCGTGACGGGCGATTGCGTACGGCACAGAACAGTGCGGACGCCGCGTTCAGCTTCGGAGCCGGGGCCGGTGGTGCGGCGCAGTTCGACGCGAACGGCAACGTTCTGCGGGTGCGCGACGGCGGACGGGATCGGGTCTTCGGGTATCAGCCTGATGGGGACCGGTTGATGGAGGCCGACGGGCATACCGGTTTCGGGTACACGGCCTCCGGTCAGACTGCCGATACGCCGGCGGCGCAGGTCAGCACATTGCGATACGACCCGGTGACGGGGTTGCCGCTGCTGGTCGCCGCCGTCGACGGCGCGCGCCTGGAGTTGGCGGCGCGCGGTCCCGATGGGCGGCGTTGGTCGGCGAAACGTGTGGCGCTTGACGGTGCGCTGGTTGAGGAGCGGCGGTATTTGGCCGGGGCCGCGGACGGGGTGTTGACGGAGTTGTCGCGAGCCGGTGGGCAGCAGGAGTGGGCGCGGGTCCACTTCGTGCACGGGGTCGGTGGGCTGGTGGCGGTGGTGGGTGATTCCGCGCCGGGACCGCGGCACGGGCTGCCGACCGGGTCTCCGGCCGGGTCGGCGGCGGGTTCGCCGACGGGTTCGCCGACGGGTTCGCCGGTGTGGCTGCCGCAGGGGCGGGCTGCTGTGGTGCGGGATCGGCAGGGGTCCAGCCGGTTGCTGATCGGTGGCGCCGGCGAACTCCTCGGCCGGTATGACTATCTGCCCTATGGGGGCGCGATGGGTCCGCAGGCCGGCAGCCAGCCGGAGCTACTGCGGTACCGGTACTTGGGGCGGGAGCGTGATGCCGGCAGCGGATTGTCGGACTTCACGGCGCGGTTGTACGACCCCGGGTTGTACCGGTTCTACGCGTGCGATCCGGCCGGGGCGTCGGACAGTCCGTACACGTACGCCGACGGGGATCCGGTGAACTACGCCGACCCCGAGGGAGACATCGCCTTCATTCCGATCCTGATCGCCATGGCTGTCGGTGCCGCTATCGGGGCGGCATCCAGTGCGGTGTCGGCGAAGATCGCCGGTCAGGACGGAGCGGACATCGCCAAGCAGGCGGGGATCGGCGCCGGTATCGGAGCGCTGAGTGGTCTGATCGGCTATGGGTTCGGCGCCTGGGCGGCCAGTGCCGCCGCTTCTCAGGTGTCGCAGGCCGGGGTGCATACGGCGCGGGGGATCGCCAAGGGGCTGTTGATCGGGACGGTCAGCGGGGCTGTGGACGGGGCGTTGTCCGGCGGCTTGGCCGCCGCGGCCAACGGGGCGTCGGCGTTGGACGCGCTGCGGGAGGCCGGGATCGGCGCCGGGTTCGGTGCCGCGGTCGGGCTCGTGGGTGCGGCGGGGCTCGGGTACGCGGCGAACCGGTCGGTGGAGGCGACGTTCGCCCAGGCTCGCAACCGCGGCGTCATGGTGGTCAACGGCGGGGGGACCGGGGCTTGGGATCTGACGGACATGCAGCACCGGGCGTTCGGGCACGTCGCCGCCGGGCGCCGGGCCAGAGGCGTGGTGTCGACCGGAACGCGGCCGATTCCGACGCCGGAGCGTCGCGGCAGCGTGCTGGAGCTGGTGACACACGGCAACGGTGGCCAGGGCCCTTCGATGCTGCCGCCGCCAGACCTGGTAGTCGCGATGGGTCCAGACCCGGTGATGTCGGCCAGGACGTTGAGCAACAACGTGCGGAACCGGGGGTATGCGGCAGTGGAGCTCATCGCCTGCAACCTCGGCACGGGAAACGTCCCCTACGCCCAGGAGTTCGCACAACGCTCGGGTCTGCTGGTGCGGGCGCCGAACTCCCGGATCAGGGTGGGCAACACTCCCGGTGGTGAGGGGGTGCTGCATGTGCGCCAGGGTGGGCGGATGTTGACGTTCCACCGGAATCGGGCGATACAGACGATCATTCGGGTGTTCGGGCAGTGA